A single genomic interval of Pyrus communis chromosome 5, drPyrComm1.1, whole genome shotgun sequence harbors:
- the LOC137735708 gene encoding exocyst complex component SEC10a-like, giving the protein MKEGRDGTKSNRMSKSSSVSSLPLILDIDDFKGEFSFDALFGNLVNELLPSFQEEETDSSEGHSNVSGNDSLQNGHMRVPSDAAKFAQGLSDPLFPEVDKILSLFKDSCKELVDLQKQIDGRLYNLKKEVSVQDSKHRKTLVELEKGVDGLFGSFARLDSRISSVGQTAAKIGDHLQSADAQRETASQTIELIKYLMEFNSSPGDLMELSPLFSDDSRVAEAAKIAQKLRAFAEEDIGRQGISVPSVMGNATASRGLEVAVPNLQDYCNELENRLLSRFDAASQRRELSTMAECAKILSQFNRGTSAMQHYVGTRPMFIDVEVMNADTRLVLGDEGSQASPSNVARGLSSLYKEITDNVRKEAATVMAVFPSPNEVMSILVQRVLEQRVTALLDKLLVKPSLVNLPPMEEGGLLLYLRMLAVAYEKTQELARDLRAVGCGDLDIEGLTESLFSSHKDGYPEHEQASLKQLYLAKVAELRAESQQISESSGTIGRSKGAAVASSHQQISVTVVTEFVRWNEEAIARCTLFSSQPATLAANVKVVFTSLLDQVSQYITEGLERARDGLTEAAALRERFVLGTSVRRVAAAAASAAEAAAAAGESSFRSFMVAVQRCGSSVAIVQQYFSNSISRLLLPVDGAHAASCEEMATTMSSAEGAAYKGLQQCIETVMAEVERLLSAEQKTTDYRSREDGFAPDHRPTNACTRVVAYLSRVLESAFTALEGLNKQAFLTELGNRLHKGLLNHWQKFTFNPSGGLRLKRDITEYGEYVRSFNAPSVDENFELLGIMANVFIVAPESLSTLFEGTPSIRKDAQRFIELREDYKSAKLAARLSSLWTSSS; this is encoded by the exons ATGAAAGAGGGTAGAGATGGAACCAAGAGCAATAGAATGTCAAAATCTTCATCCGTTAGCTCACTTCCACTCATCTTGGACATAGACGACTTTAAG GGTGAGTTTTCATTTGATGCATTGTTTGGGAACCTGGTAAATGAGCTGCTCCCATCttttcaagaagaagaaacagacTCATCTGAAGGTCATAGCAACGTCAGTGGGAACGATTCTTTACAAAATGGACATATGCGAGTACCATCAGATGCAGCAAAATTTGCACAAGGACTGTCAGACCCGTTATTTCCGGAAGTAGATAAGATCTTATCTCTGTTCAAGGATTCTTGTAAAGAGTTGGTTGATCTCCAGAAACAG ATTGATGGAAGACTCTACAATCTTAAGAAGGAGGTTTCTGTACAAGATTCTAAGCACCGCAAGACACTTGTTGAG CTTGAAAAAGGAGTAGATGGCTTGTTTGGTAGCTTTGCCAGGTTGGATTCACGTATATCAAGTGTTGGCCAGACCGCTGCAAAAATAGGAGACCATCTGCAG AGTGCAGATGCTCAGAGGGAAACTGCTAGTCAAACAATAGAGCTCATAAAG TACTTGATGGAGTTCAATAGTAGCCCTGGCGATCTGATGGAACTTTCACCCTTATTTTCTGATGATAGCCGTGTTGCAGAGGCTGCTAAAATTGCACAAAAATTGC GGGCATTTGCTGAGGAAGATATTGGAAGACAAGGGATATCTGTACCATCAGTTATGGGCAATGCAACAGCTAGCAGAGGGTTAGAAGTTGCAGTTCCTAATCTTCAGGACTACTGCAATG AATTGGAGAACAGATTGTTATCTCGTTTTGATGCTGCATCACAGAGAAGAGAACTGTCAACCATGGCAGAATGTGCTAAAATATTATCTCAG TTTAACAGGGGTACAAGTGCTATGCAACATTATGTGGGAACACGTCCAATGTTTATTGACGTGGAAGTCATGAATGCAGATACCAGGTTGGTTCTTGGTGATGAGGGTTCACAGGCTAGTCCTAGCAATGTTGCTCGTGGACTTTCGTCCTTGTATAAAGAAATCACAG ATAATGTACGTAAGGAAGCTGCAACAGTTATGGCTGTCTTCCCTTCTCCAAATgaagttatgtcaatcttaGTTCAG CGAGTTTTGGAGCAGAGAGTTACTGCTCTACTGGACAAATTATTAGTGAAGCCATCTTTGGTGAATCTACCTCCTATGGAAGAAGGCGGACTTCTATTA TATCTTAGAATGCTAGCAGTGGCATATGAGAAGACACAAGAACTTGCTAGGGACCTACGAGCTGTGGGATGTGGTGACTTGGATATTGAGG GCCTCACAGAATCTCTGTTTTCTTCTCACAAGGATGGATATCCTGAACATGAGCAGGCCTCTCTTAAACAACTATATCTAGCTAAG GTGGCAGAACTACGTGCTGAAAGCCAACAGATATCTGAATCAAGTGGAACAATTGGGCGCTCAAAAGGTGCTGCAGTTGCATCTTCCCACCAGCAAATATCCGTCACTGTTGTGACAGAGTTTGTCCGCTGGAATGAAGAAGCAATTGCCAGATGCACTTTGTTTTCATCTCAA CCTGCAACACTTGCAGCAAATGTAAAGGTGGTGTTCACTTCCCTGCTAGACCAA gtCAGTCAATATATAACGGAAGGTCTTGAGCGAGCAAGAGATGGCCTGACTGAAGCTGCAGCTTTGAGGGAAAGATTTGTACTTGGGACTAGCGTTAGAAGggtggctgctgctgctgcttctgct GCAGAAGCTGCTGCCGCTGCTGGTGAAAGCAGTTTCAGATCTTTCATGGTTGCTGTACAACGTTGTGGTAGTAGTGTGGCTATAGTTCAGCAG TATTTCTCAAATTCTATATCTCGGCTTCTACTCCCTGTCGATGGTGCACATGCTGCTTCTTGTGAAGAAATGGCAACAACTATGTCCAGTGCAGAGGGTGCTGCATATAAAGGGCTTCAACAGTGCATTGAAACTGTGATGGCAGAG GTGGAGCGGTTACTTTCTGCTGAACAGAAGACAACAGATTATAGATCACGTGAAGATGGATTTGCTCCTGATCATCGGCCAACAAATGCCTGTACAag AGTTGTAGCATATCTTTCCCGTGTACTAGAATCAGCATTCACAGCACTTGAAGGTCTTAACAAACAAGCGTTTCTGACTGAATTA GGTAACCGCTTGCATAAGGGGCTGCTAAATCATTGGCAAAAGTTCACTTTTAATCCGAG TGGAGGACTGCGGCTGAAGCGTGACATAACTGAGTACGGAGAATATGTGCGTAGTTTCAATGCTCCTTCTgttgatgaaaattttgaattgctGGGGAT AATGGCCAATGTCTTCATTGTTGCTCCTGAAAGTCTCTCAACTCTCTTTGAGGGTACACCCAGTATACGGAAAGATGCACAAAG GTTTATTGAGCTTCGAGAGGACTACAAGAGCGCAAAGCTTGCTGCCAGACTTAGTTCCTTGTGGACAAGTTCTAGTTGA